The DNA sequence GGCGTGGACCGGTCGAGCCGGCGCGACAAGGCCGCGGAGGCGCTCGCCATGACGGGCCTGGCCGGGTGGGAGGACTCCTTGCCGTCCCAGCTCTCCGGCGGCATGCGCCAGCGCGTCGGCCTGGCCAGGGCCCTCGCCGCCGACACCGACATCCTCCTCATGGACGAGGCGTTCTCCGCCCTCGACCCGCTCATCCGCCGCGAGATGCAGGACCAGCTCGTCGAGCTCCAGGCGAACTTGGGCAAGACGATCGTCTTCATCACGCACGACCTCAACGAGGCCATGTACCTCGGTGACCGGATCGCCGTCATGCGCGACGGCCGCATCGTCCAGATCGGCACCGCGGAGGCGATCCTGAACTCCCCCGCCGACGAGTACGTCGCCCAGTTCGTCGCCGATGTCGACCGCTCCCGCGTCCTGACCGCGAGCTCGCTCATGACCCGGCCGGTCGTGACCGTCCCGCTGTCCGGCGGACCGTCGGTGGCGCTGCGCGCCCTGCGCGAGGCCCAGGTCTCCGCCGCCTACGTCCTCGACCGGCGCCGGGTCCTGCACGGGTCGGTCTACGACGACGAGCTGCTCGCCGCCCACCAGGAGGGCCGGGAGAGCCTCGACGGGCTCGTCCACCCGGACTCCTCCGCCGTCGGACCCGACGCCCCGCTGTCGGAGATGTTCGCCCCGGCCGCCGAGGCGCGGCTGCCCCTGGCCGTCGTCGACGAGCAGAACCGGCTCCAGGGCGTGGTGCCTCGCGTGGCGCTGCTCGAGGCGATGGCACCGGCCCCCGCGACCGAAGGAGCGACCCGATGACCTACCGCATCCCGCTCGGCGACTGGGCCGACTCCTTCGTCGGCTGGCTCACGTCGGCCCTCGGCGCGGTCTTCGACCTGCTCGGCGCCGTCCTGCGAGGGTCCTACGACCTCGTCTTCCCTGTCCTGGCCACGCCCCCGTTCCTGGTGGTGGCCCTCGTCCTCGCCGCGGCGGCGTTCGCCGCGAAGGGCTGGCGCCTCGCCGTCGGCAGCCTCCTCGGGTTCGCCGTGATCCGTGGGGTGGACCAGTGGGACAACGCCATGGCGTCGCTGGCACTGGTGCTCGTCGCCAGCGTCATCGCCCTCGCCGTCGGCATCCCGGTGGGCATCTGGGCCGCGCGCAACGTGCGGGTGTCGGCCGCCGTGCGCCCCGTGCTGGACTTCATGCAGACCATGCCGGCGTTCGTCTACCTCATCCCCGCCGTGGTGCTCTTCCGCGTCGGGGTGGTCCCGGGGCTCGTGGCCACGATCATCTTCGCCCTCGCCCCGGGGGTGCGCTTCACCGAGCTCGGCATCCGGCAGGTCGACGGCGAGGTCGTCGAGGCCGGCCACGCCTTCGGCGCGACCCCCGGGCGCATCCTGCGCCAGGTCCAGCTCCCGCTCGCCCTGCCGACCATCATGGCCGGCGTCAACCAGGTGATCATGCTGGCGCTGTCGATGGTCGTCATCTCCGGGATGGTCGGCGCCGCCGGGCTCGGCCAGGACGTGGTCCAGGCCCTGCAGCGGGTCGACATCGGCCTGGGCTTCGAGGCAGGGCTGTCCGTCGTCGTCCTGGCCATGTACCTCGACCGCGTCACCGCCGCCCTGGGCGACCGATCCCCCGTCGCGCGGGCCCTCAAGGTCCGCGCGGCCGCCTGACCCGCACACCAGACCGTCGAGCGCACCCGCGCTCAAGGAAGGAAACACGATGATGAACATCAGCGCGCGCCGTCGGGGCGCCGCCATCGCGACCGGCACCGCCCTCGCGCTCACCCTTGCCGCCTGCGGCGGGACCGACGCGGAGTCCGGCGCCGACGGCACCGGGAGCGGGACGGACGCCGGCCCCATCACGATCGGTGTCCACTCCGGCTGGGACGAGGGCATCGCCGTCTCCCACCTGTGGAAGAACATCCTCGAGAGCGAGGGGCACGAGGTCACCCTCGAGACCGCCGACGCAGGTGTGGTCTTCACCGCCCTCGCCGAGGGCGACTACGACCTCAACTTCGACACGTGGCTGCCCCTGACGCACGCCTCCTACATGGAGCAGTACGGCGACCAGCTCGAGGAGCTCGGCACCTGGTACGACGACGCCAAGCTCACCATCGCGGTGAACGAGGACGCTCCGGTCGACTCCCTCGCCGAGCTCGCGGAGAACGCCGACGCGTTCGACAGCCGGCTCGTGGGCATCGAGGCGGGCGCCGGGCTGACCGAGACCACCCAGGAGGCGGTCATCCCGACCTACGGCCTGGAGGACATGGAGTACCTCATCTCCTCGACCCCGGCCATGCTGGCCGAGCTCGACTCCGCCACCGCGGCAGGGGAGAACATCGCCGTCACGCTGTGGCGTCCGCACTGGGCGTACGACGCCTACCCGATCCGGGACCTCGAGGACCCCGAGGGCACCCTCGGCGACGCCGAGGAGATCAAGGTCATGGGGACCGCGGGCTTCTCGGATGACAACGCCGACGTCGCGGGCTGGATCGAGGGCTTCACCCTCACCGACGAGCAGCTGTTCTCGCTCGAGAACATCATGTTCAACGAGATGGGCGGCGAGGACAACGACGCCGCGGTCGAGGCCTGGCTGGAGGGCAACCCCGACTTCGTCGAGGGCATCACCGGCTGAGGTCGCTCGGCCGCCGGCGAGGTCCGGCCTGACTCCGGCCCCGGGCCCGGCCCCCGGAGTCCGGCCCGGCCCCCCCGAGGCCCGGCCCGGCTCCGCCGAGGCCCGGCCCGGCTCGGCTCGGCCGAGGGCCGGCCCGGCCCGGCACAACGCAGAAAGTTCTGTACGGATCATCCGTACAGAACTTTCTGCGTTGTGACCAGACGGCGCCCCTCCGGCGAAGCCGAGGCGGACCTCCCGGCCATGCCGAGGCGGACCTCCCGGCGATGCCGGGCCAGCCCCGTGATGCCGAACCCCTCCACCGCTAGGCGTCTGAAGGCACCGATATCCCCAGCCGCGCCCCAGCCGCCCCGGTGGGGGCCGCCACCACGGGACGGTTTCCTCGTGAACGCCGACGTCGACGCCATCGACCGCCTCGCACGACGCCAGGACGCCGTGCTCTCCAGGCGCCAGCTCATCGATCTCGGCGCCACCCCGGACTGGATGAGCCGGCGCGTCACCTCGGGCCGCTGGCTGCGGC is a window from the Georgenia muralis genome containing:
- a CDS encoding glycine betaine ABC transporter substrate-binding protein yields the protein MMNISARRRGAAIATGTALALTLAACGGTDAESGADGTGSGTDAGPITIGVHSGWDEGIAVSHLWKNILESEGHEVTLETADAGVVFTALAEGDYDLNFDTWLPLTHASYMEQYGDQLEELGTWYDDAKLTIAVNEDAPVDSLAELAENADAFDSRLVGIEAGAGLTETTQEAVIPTYGLEDMEYLISSTPAMLAELDSATAAGENIAVTLWRPHWAYDAYPIRDLEDPEGTLGDAEEIKVMGTAGFSDDNADVAGWIEGFTLTDEQLFSLENIMFNEMGGEDNDAAVEAWLEGNPDFVEGITG
- a CDS encoding ABC transporter permease, producing the protein MTYRIPLGDWADSFVGWLTSALGAVFDLLGAVLRGSYDLVFPVLATPPFLVVALVLAAAAFAAKGWRLAVGSLLGFAVIRGVDQWDNAMASLALVLVASVIALAVGIPVGIWAARNVRVSAAVRPVLDFMQTMPAFVYLIPAVVLFRVGVVPGLVATIIFALAPGVRFTELGIRQVDGEVVEAGHAFGATPGRILRQVQLPLALPTIMAGVNQVIMLALSMVVISGMVGAAGLGQDVVQALQRVDIGLGFEAGLSVVVLAMYLDRVTAALGDRSPVARALKVRAAA
- a CDS encoding quaternary amine ABC transporter ATP-binding protein, with amino-acid sequence MSAIHAEHVYKVFGRRSAEAVRRLEEGHSREEVRPLGTAAVADASFEVRSGETFVVMGLSGSGKSTLIRMLNGLLAPTAGTISVDGRDISGIAPAELREIRRRKVSMVFQHFALLPHRTVLDNAAYPLEIQGVDRSSRRDKAAEALAMTGLAGWEDSLPSQLSGGMRQRVGLARALAADTDILLMDEAFSALDPLIRREMQDQLVELQANLGKTIVFITHDLNEAMYLGDRIAVMRDGRIVQIGTAEAILNSPADEYVAQFVADVDRSRVLTASSLMTRPVVTVPLSGGPSVALRALREAQVSAAYVLDRRRVLHGSVYDDELLAAHQEGRESLDGLVHPDSSAVGPDAPLSEMFAPAAEARLPLAVVDEQNRLQGVVPRVALLEAMAPAPATEGATR